Proteins encoded together in one Candidatus Poribacteria bacterium window:
- the rpsO gene encoding 30S ribosomal protein S15 produces MAIDAAEKKELIQQHQIHQQDTGSPETQVAILNARIQQLTEHFRTHRKDYHSRHGLFRLVGKQRRLLRYLYKKDATRYYRLINELGIRDTIGSRRS; encoded by the coding sequence TTGGCAATTGATGCAGCAGAGAAGAAGGAATTGATCCAACAACACCAGATACACCAACAAGATACTGGTTCCCCAGAGACTCAAGTGGCAATTTTGAATGCGCGTATTCAACAGTTGACTGAACATTTTCGGACGCATCGAAAGGATTATCATTCGCGCCATGGACTTTTCCGATTAGTTGGCAAGCAGCGCCGTTTGTTACGCTATCTTTACAAGAAAGACGCAACACGCTATTACCGTTTAATTAATGAACTCGGAATTCGTGACACTATCGGATCGAGGAGAAGTTAG
- the gcvP gene encoding aminomethyl-transferring glycine dehydrogenase yields the protein MDKKEKNRRTFADRHIGPRLEDIELMLSTLGYASMADFVEDVVPADIRLSVPFRLNGDATGLGCSLQAHIAKSESEVLGALKKLASKNQVFRSFIGMGYANCFVPPVIQRNILENPGWYTQYTPYQAEISQGRLEALLNFQTMVIDLTGLPVANASLLDEATAAAEAMGMCVANVPQKISRNFFVSETCHPQTIAVLQTRAEPLGIELQIGDHHDVSFDTPILGAIVQYPATDGAIYDYSGFAEQVHAAGGLFVTATDLLALTLLRPPGEFGADIVIGSAQRFGVPLGYGGPHAAFLSTHEELKRSIPGRIAGVSQDATGKPAIRLALQTREQHIRREKATSNICTAQVLLAVMAGMYAVYHGPTGLKHIAERVHSLTCTLRAGLEALGYTTGKSPCFDTLSVAVPSGKTEELLTAACAKQINLRAMDSTHIGISLDETTTAADVEEILQIFGAQTNLETGPAETDLVSDLPIDLQRQSSYLTHPVFNSYHSETEMLRYIHKLQTKDLSLVNAMIPLGSCTMKLNATAEMVPVTWNEFGGLHPFAPREQTEGYQTLFSQLETWLAEITGYSGISLQPNAGSQGEYAGLLVIRKYHQSRGDSHRNVCLIPTSAHGTNPASAVMAGMQVVVVACDTDGNIDLEDLQLKADEHRENLAAAMITYPSTHGVFEEKIREICDIVHQSGGQVYMDGANLNALVGIGQPADIGADVCHLNLHKTFCIPHGGGGPGMGPIGVKAHLTDFLPTHPLVPVGGKAGIGAVSAAPWGSPGILPISWAYIAMMGTHGLTAATEVAILNANYIAKRLAPHYPVLYTGKNGLVAHECIIDLRAFKKSADIDVTDVAKRLMDYGFHAPTVSWPVLGTMMIEPTESESRAELERFCDALISIREEIAEIEAGVADQVDNVLKNAPHTVEMVTQSEWEHSYSRESAAFPQPWVREAKFWPAVARINEVYGDRNLMCACPPLDEY from the coding sequence ATGGATAAAAAAGAGAAAAACAGACGAACCTTCGCAGACAGACACATCGGTCCTCGCTTAGAAGATATTGAACTGATGTTGTCAACGCTCGGCTACGCTTCAATGGCTGATTTCGTTGAAGATGTTGTGCCAGCGGACATTCGTTTATCCGTCCCTTTCAGATTAAATGGAGATGCGACAGGCCTAGGGTGTAGCTTGCAAGCCCATATTGCAAAGTCAGAGTCGGAAGTGCTCGGCGCACTCAAGAAACTCGCTTCCAAAAATCAGGTCTTCCGTTCCTTTATTGGCATGGGATACGCTAACTGCTTCGTTCCCCCAGTCATCCAGCGAAACATTCTGGAAAATCCAGGATGGTATACCCAATACACACCCTATCAAGCCGAGATTTCACAGGGACGTCTGGAAGCATTGCTCAACTTCCAAACAATGGTGATTGATTTAACCGGTTTACCTGTCGCAAATGCTTCTCTCTTGGATGAGGCAACAGCCGCCGCTGAGGCGATGGGGATGTGTGTTGCAAATGTACCACAGAAGATCAGTCGAAACTTTTTTGTCTCAGAAACCTGTCACCCACAAACAATTGCTGTCCTACAAACACGCGCTGAACCGCTCGGCATTGAATTACAAATCGGAGACCATCACGATGTTAGCTTTGACACACCGATCTTAGGGGCCATCGTGCAATACCCGGCTACAGATGGGGCGATCTACGATTATAGCGGGTTCGCTGAACAAGTCCATGCCGCTGGCGGCTTATTCGTAACTGCTACGGATCTGTTGGCACTGACACTTTTACGTCCACCTGGCGAATTTGGAGCTGATATCGTTATCGGTAGCGCACAGCGGTTCGGGGTACCGCTCGGATACGGCGGTCCGCACGCCGCTTTTCTTTCAACACATGAGGAGCTTAAACGGAGTATCCCCGGACGGATTGCAGGTGTTTCTCAAGATGCGACCGGCAAACCCGCGATCCGCTTGGCACTCCAAACGCGGGAGCAGCACATCCGACGTGAAAAAGCAACAAGCAATATATGCACGGCGCAGGTACTCCTCGCTGTGATGGCGGGGATGTACGCAGTCTATCATGGACCCACAGGACTGAAGCATATCGCTGAACGCGTCCACTCCCTCACTTGCACATTGCGTGCAGGACTTGAAGCACTTGGGTATACCACTGGGAAATCGCCCTGTTTTGACACACTCTCTGTTGCTGTCCCGTCAGGAAAAACAGAGGAATTACTCACAGCTGCCTGTGCAAAACAAATAAACCTACGGGCAATGGATTCAACGCATATCGGCATCTCTTTAGACGAAACGACAACCGCTGCTGATGTCGAAGAAATCCTGCAAATATTTGGTGCACAGACCAACTTGGAAACCGGACCTGCAGAGACAGATCTCGTGTCTGACCTTCCGATAGATTTGCAACGGCAGAGCTCCTACCTAACGCATCCCGTGTTCAACAGTTACCACTCTGAGACCGAGATGCTTCGCTATATCCACAAACTTCAAACCAAAGATCTTTCCCTGGTGAACGCCATGATACCGCTCGGTTCTTGTACGATGAAACTGAATGCTACGGCGGAGATGGTCCCGGTGACATGGAATGAATTTGGCGGACTGCACCCGTTCGCGCCACGAGAACAGACAGAAGGGTATCAGACGCTATTTTCTCAATTAGAAACCTGGTTGGCGGAGATAACCGGTTATAGCGGTATCTCATTGCAACCGAACGCAGGTTCGCAAGGCGAATATGCAGGACTATTGGTCATACGAAAATATCACCAGAGCCGCGGGGACTCACATCGTAACGTCTGTTTAATACCAACATCTGCCCACGGCACAAATCCTGCCAGTGCTGTGATGGCGGGTATGCAAGTTGTCGTCGTTGCGTGCGATACCGATGGGAATATTGACCTCGAAGATCTCCAATTAAAAGCTGACGAGCATCGTGAAAATCTTGCCGCCGCCATGATTACATACCCTTCAACACACGGGGTCTTTGAAGAGAAAATTCGAGAGATTTGCGATATTGTTCATCAATCCGGTGGACAGGTCTACATGGACGGCGCGAATCTGAACGCCCTTGTCGGCATCGGACAGCCCGCAGATATTGGCGCAGATGTCTGCCATTTGAACCTCCACAAAACTTTCTGTATCCCACACGGTGGCGGTGGACCGGGGATGGGGCCCATTGGCGTCAAAGCGCATCTCACAGATTTCCTACCTACACATCCCTTGGTCCCTGTCGGTGGTAAGGCTGGCATCGGTGCCGTGTCTGCTGCCCCGTGGGGCAGCCCCGGAATTCTGCCCATCTCCTGGGCGTATATCGCGATGATGGGGACGCACGGGCTTACAGCCGCGACAGAAGTTGCGATCCTGAACGCCAACTATATTGCCAAACGGCTCGCCCCGCATTATCCTGTCCTTTATACGGGAAAAAACGGCTTAGTCGCCCACGAATGTATCATTGATTTGCGCGCCTTCAAGAAGAGTGCCGACATAGATGTGACCGATGTCGCAAAGCGGTTAATGGATTACGGGTTCCACGCACCGACTGTCTCCTGGCCCGTCCTGGGGACAATGATGATTGAACCGACAGAGAGCGAATCGAGAGCGGAACTAGAACGGTTCTGTGATGCCCTCATCTCAATACGTGAAGAGATAGCAGAGATTGAGGCAGGTGTCGCTGATCAGGTAGACAATGTGTTGAAAAACGCGCCCCACACCGTAGAAATGGTTACACAATCTGAGTGGGAGCATTCCTATTCACGCGAAAGCGCCGCCTTTCCGCAACCTTGGGTCCGTGAGGCTAAATTCTGGCCCGCAGTCGCACGTATTAACGAAGTTTATGGAGATAGGAATCTTATGTGTGCCTGCCCACCACTTGACGAATATTAA
- the trkA gene encoding Trk system potassium transporter TrkA: protein MKAIIIGAGEVGFHIAKLLTVQDNDVVLIDESDAACDRVNEQLDLQTLHGSGASPRLLKTAGIDEADLLIAVTNSDEINMLACQIAGRYHVGTKIARVSNPDYFSTESGLTPKDFGIDLIVNPEQRCVAEFVRLLQIPEAREIVDFEEGRVQLVSFRAKQSNPLIGKSLAELDDSGLLTDIRFAAISRRGSSNNGNPISNGNRHIIIPRGTDALRQGDEAFVIGSSLAVEQLLRISGITFNQQLDRVIIVGASSIGIGLAQMLEKNETNVKLIEADPTQARLASQMLKRTTVLQGDYLQYRLLEEAGIEGVNGFVSVTGDDENDIMACMTAKENGAQRVLALVQRPRYLPLLARIPRLDGAVSRHLTVVSNILRLIRRGNIVSVASLHGIDAEVIEIVAGVNAKIVHKELISFKTKFPENAFIGAVIRREKLIIPTGQSVIQPADRVIVFSMPDAIPIVEDLFAERRD, encoded by the coding sequence ATGAAAGCAATAATTATAGGTGCAGGAGAGGTTGGGTTCCATATCGCCAAACTTCTCACTGTCCAAGATAACGATGTTGTTCTCATTGACGAATCCGATGCTGCCTGCGATCGAGTTAATGAACAATTGGACTTGCAAACGCTGCACGGATCCGGGGCATCCCCACGCCTCCTCAAAACCGCCGGAATTGACGAAGCAGATCTCCTCATTGCCGTTACGAATAGTGATGAGATTAATATGCTCGCATGTCAGATAGCAGGCAGATACCACGTTGGGACAAAAATCGCGCGCGTCTCAAATCCAGACTACTTCTCCACGGAAAGTGGACTCACGCCTAAAGATTTCGGTATTGATCTTATAGTGAATCCAGAGCAGCGGTGTGTCGCTGAATTCGTGCGGCTCCTGCAGATACCTGAGGCGCGGGAGATTGTCGACTTTGAAGAGGGAAGAGTCCAACTTGTTTCCTTTCGCGCGAAACAGTCAAACCCTTTAATAGGAAAATCGCTCGCTGAACTGGATGACAGTGGTCTCCTCACAGATATCCGCTTTGCTGCCATTAGCCGTCGTGGAAGTTCCAATAACGGCAATCCGATCAGTAATGGCAATAGGCACATTATCATTCCGAGAGGGACAGATGCTTTGCGACAAGGCGATGAGGCTTTTGTCATCGGCAGTTCATTGGCAGTTGAGCAACTCTTACGTATTAGTGGTATTACATTTAATCAGCAACTCGACCGCGTGATCATTGTTGGCGCAAGTTCTATCGGCATTGGGCTCGCCCAAATGCTTGAAAAAAATGAGACCAACGTTAAACTCATTGAAGCCGATCCAACACAAGCCCGACTGGCATCCCAAATGCTAAAACGTACCACCGTTTTGCAAGGCGATTATCTTCAATACAGACTCCTTGAAGAAGCCGGTATAGAGGGTGTTAACGGATTCGTCTCCGTTACAGGGGACGATGAAAACGATATTATGGCATGCATGACCGCCAAAGAGAACGGCGCCCAGCGGGTGCTCGCGCTCGTGCAGCGCCCCCGTTATCTCCCCTTGTTAGCACGTATCCCGAGACTCGATGGCGCAGTGAGTCGACATCTCACAGTCGTTAGCAACATCCTGCGGCTCATCCGTCGTGGAAATATAGTCTCTGTTGCCTCGCTCCACGGAATAGACGCGGAAGTTATTGAGATTGTCGCTGGCGTCAACGCCAAAATCGTCCACAAGGAACTCATCTCTTTCAAAACAAAATTCCCAGAAAATGCCTTCATTGGCGCCGTCATTCGACGAGAGAAACTCATTATTCCGACCGGACAGTCTGTTATCCAACCCGCAGATCGTGTTATCGTCTTTAGTATGCCCGACGCGATTCCAATCGTTGAAGACCTGTTCGCGGAGCGGAGAGACTAA
- the gcvH gene encoding glycine cleavage system protein GcvH produces the protein MIPENLKYMESHEWAQQEGDFVTIGITDYAQSEIQDIVYVELPEVGTQLTQKTEFGVIESVKAAFDLYAPVSGEVIEVNESLLDAPEQVNESPYDEGWFLKIRITDASELDALLDADSYQAHIEAEDG, from the coding sequence ATGATTCCAGAAAACTTAAAATACATGGAAAGCCACGAATGGGCACAGCAAGAAGGTGACTTCGTCACTATTGGCATCACAGACTATGCCCAATCCGAAATTCAGGATATTGTCTACGTCGAATTACCAGAAGTAGGCACCCAATTAACACAGAAAACCGAATTTGGCGTGATAGAATCCGTCAAAGCCGCATTTGACCTCTATGCCCCCGTCAGCGGGGAGGTTATTGAGGTGAACGAATCTCTCCTTGATGCACCAGAACAGGTCAATGAATCTCCCTATGATGAAGGATGGTTTCTCAAAATTAGGATAACCGACGCTAGCGAACTTGACGCCCTTCTTGATGCCGACAGTTATCAGGCACATATCGAGGCGGAAGATGGATAA
- the pnp gene encoding polyribonucleotide nucleotidyltransferase, translating to MKVEMQLGSEKLSIETGKVAKQADGAVWVQYGGTVVLVTVVADDAEHDLDFFPLTVDYRERAYATGRIPTVYGRREPRPGTSEQLVARLIDHCIRPLFPKDFKAEVQILCNVFSSDGIHPADVPALIGTSAALSISDIPFNGPVAAVTVGKVEDRLIINPTYEELHASSMELFVSGKADAVMSVEGGGHEIPEDEVIDTIITAHAQIQEIIKLQEGLAAGCSTAKRDYTPKSVESNLSSRVRHLATSRIRESIGMADKKLREDYLEQVQAEVLSEILEDTSDDIDPNATKDTISILSEIEKEEMREAILTQGKRVDGRGVTDIRPISGEVALLPHTHGSSLFSRGQTQALCVTTLGTSGDEDVQRGLDGEARRSFFLHYNFPPFSTGEVKRMMGPGRREIGHGALAQKALEPVIPDKEDFHYTIRVVSEILESNASSSMATVCGATLALLDAGVPLKRPVAGIGVGLIKEGEQEAILTDMLGTEDFLGDMDFKIAGTSEGVTAIQMDIKIEGVPPELMRRAIHQAKEARLSVINQMNAVIAEPRAELSPYAPRIYSLQIAQQKIKDLIGPRGKTVQGIQEETNTTINIEDDGTVEIAATSAEDVKHAEEKIRAITAMPEIGKEYTGKVVRTAPFGAFVEILPGKDGLVHISQMGDGYVRRAEDVMQVGDEVTVRILTIDEQDRVDLTLVAAGGVPVSELNIESNEDREFSSDWNPPRESRDSGRSNYRDNRDSREYRDRRSNDSRERRGNRYDQRDNSRDFRNQRSPRIPKGRSR from the coding sequence ATGAAAGTTGAAATGCAACTTGGGAGCGAGAAGTTATCAATTGAAACCGGAAAAGTTGCGAAACAGGCAGATGGTGCCGTTTGGGTGCAATACGGTGGAACGGTTGTTTTAGTCACGGTGGTAGCCGATGATGCTGAACATGACCTCGATTTCTTTCCTTTAACTGTAGATTACCGTGAAAGGGCATACGCAACTGGACGCATACCAACGGTTTATGGGAGGCGCGAGCCACGTCCTGGAACATCAGAACAGTTGGTAGCCCGTTTAATTGACCACTGTATTCGGCCTCTCTTTCCAAAGGACTTTAAGGCTGAGGTGCAAATTTTATGTAACGTATTTTCATCGGATGGTATCCATCCAGCAGATGTACCCGCACTTATCGGGACTTCTGCCGCACTGTCAATCTCGGATATACCCTTTAATGGACCTGTCGCTGCTGTGACCGTCGGAAAAGTTGAAGATCGGTTAATCATCAATCCTACTTACGAAGAATTGCATGCCTCCAGTATGGAATTGTTCGTTAGTGGTAAGGCTGATGCCGTTATGTCTGTCGAGGGCGGCGGACATGAGATTCCTGAAGATGAAGTCATTGACACAATTATCACCGCACACGCGCAGATACAAGAGATCATCAAACTTCAAGAGGGTTTGGCTGCAGGGTGTAGTACCGCAAAACGAGACTATACCCCTAAAAGTGTTGAGTCCAACCTCAGTAGCCGGGTCCGACATCTCGCCACTTCCCGAATTCGAGAGTCTATCGGGATGGCAGACAAAAAGTTGCGTGAGGACTATCTCGAACAGGTGCAGGCAGAGGTGCTCTCAGAAATTCTTGAGGATACATCTGACGACATCGATCCCAATGCAACAAAAGATACGATCTCCATCTTAAGTGAAATCGAGAAAGAGGAGATGCGTGAAGCAATCCTTACCCAAGGGAAACGGGTTGACGGTCGCGGTGTAACCGATATCCGCCCGATCTCGGGAGAAGTGGCATTACTTCCGCACACACACGGTTCCTCGCTGTTTAGCAGAGGGCAAACGCAGGCACTCTGTGTAACAACACTCGGCACATCCGGTGATGAAGACGTACAACGTGGACTTGATGGCGAAGCAAGACGCTCCTTCTTTTTACACTATAATTTCCCCCCATTCAGTACTGGTGAAGTCAAACGCATGATGGGACCCGGACGCCGGGAAATCGGACACGGGGCGCTCGCACAAAAGGCGCTTGAACCCGTCATTCCAGATAAAGAGGATTTTCATTATACGATTCGAGTCGTCTCCGAGATTTTGGAATCTAATGCCTCCTCTTCAATGGCAACTGTCTGTGGCGCAACACTCGCACTCTTAGATGCAGGTGTGCCACTTAAAAGACCCGTCGCAGGGATCGGCGTCGGACTCATCAAGGAAGGCGAACAGGAAGCCATCCTTACCGATATGCTCGGAACCGAAGATTTTCTCGGCGATATGGACTTCAAAATAGCAGGAACCAGTGAAGGCGTCACCGCTATACAGATGGACATCAAGATCGAGGGTGTCCCACCTGAATTGATGCGCCGAGCAATTCACCAAGCGAAAGAGGCACGCCTGTCGGTCATCAATCAGATGAACGCTGTCATTGCCGAACCGCGTGCAGAATTGTCACCCTACGCGCCTCGAATTTATTCCCTTCAAATTGCACAGCAGAAAATCAAGGACCTCATCGGTCCGCGGGGTAAAACTGTGCAGGGCATCCAAGAGGAAACAAACACGACCATCAATATCGAAGATGATGGAACCGTCGAAATTGCCGCAACGAGCGCCGAAGATGTCAAACACGCAGAAGAGAAAATTCGGGCAATCACCGCTATGCCTGAGATCGGCAAGGAATACACCGGTAAAGTGGTTCGAACCGCTCCTTTCGGGGCGTTTGTCGAAATTCTACCCGGTAAGGACGGACTCGTTCATATTTCACAGATGGGGGATGGATATGTCCGCCGTGCCGAAGATGTTATGCAGGTCGGCGACGAGGTTACCGTCCGTATCCTCACGATTGACGAACAGGATCGCGTAGATCTAACGCTTGTTGCTGCGGGGGGTGTACCCGTTTCAGAACTGAATATCGAATCAAATGAGGATCGAGAGTTCTCATCCGATTGGAATCCTCCGAGAGAATCGCGAGACTCGGGGCGCTCCAACTACCGTGATAATCGAGATTCTCGTGAGTACCGGGACAGACGCTCTAATGATTCACGCGAACGGCGCGGGAATCGCTATGATCAACGCGATAATTCTCGCGACTTCCGGAATCAACGCTCACCCCGCATTCCCAAAGGACGTTCTCGATAA
- a CDS encoding amidohydrolase family protein encodes MRGDFEAYLNDSFRDENGNLNLASLLALEDEADMDVAVIMPNTQPLPQNSELADAIRGNSRALGCALVHPTEPEPVEQVKLAAEAWGMRGIKLMPAVHNYDVDDEIVRPVVEAARDYGLIVSIHSGPNNCHPNRIGTVASWVPETPVIMDHMGFPDDLDSAISVAKANKNISLGTTILRFHRRWGTDPDAVVPTEVKTAVDELGPEQIVFGSNLPEYRPIQVINALKRLELGDEAEEQIFGGNLARIYGL; translated from the coding sequence ATGCGAGGAGATTTTGAAGCCTATCTTAACGATTCATTTCGTGATGAAAATGGAAACCTCAATTTAGCATCTTTGTTGGCATTAGAGGACGAAGCCGACATGGATGTCGCGGTTATCATGCCCAATACCCAACCGCTTCCCCAAAATAGTGAGCTTGCCGACGCAATTCGTGGCAACTCGCGCGCACTTGGCTGTGCCCTCGTGCATCCGACGGAACCAGAACCCGTTGAGCAGGTCAAATTAGCAGCCGAGGCGTGGGGAATGCGCGGGATCAAACTCATGCCTGCGGTTCACAACTACGACGTGGATGATGAAATCGTGCGTCCTGTCGTTGAAGCCGCCCGTGATTACGGACTCATTGTCTCGATTCATTCTGGACCTAACAATTGCCACCCCAACCGGATCGGCACTGTAGCAAGCTGGGTGCCAGAAACCCCGGTTATCATGGATCACATGGGATTTCCAGACGATTTAGATTCGGCTATCTCTGTCGCAAAAGCCAACAAGAACATCTCGCTGGGGACGACGATCTTACGCTTTCATCGGCGGTGGGGAACGGATCCGGATGCCGTTGTCCCAACGGAAGTGAAAACCGCCGTTGATGAACTTGGACCTGAGCAGATAGTCTTCGGCTCTAATTTGCCTGAGTACCGTCCGATCCAGGTTATCAACGCCCTTAAGCGTTTGGAACTTGGCGATGAGGCTGAAGAACAGATTTTCGGTGGAAACCTCGCCCGTATCTATGGTCTTTAA
- the gcvT gene encoding glycine cleavage system aminomethyltransferase GcvT codes for MKRTPLYQVHKSLNAKFTEFGGWEMPLQYSRIVTEHLAVRSVAGLFDLSHMGEIEVSGRGANELVQKLSTNDVSRLSDGRVLYTLFCNETGGIVDDLLIYRYADDHYMLVVNAANIEKDLVWVETCNDTGAKIKNISEDTALIALQGPKAIDLLNPFVPERDVSKTSYFRFTTGEVAGVPTVISRTGYTGEVGFELYVPAADAERLWTALYPVVMAANGQPVGLGARDTLRLEAGLRLYGIDMNDDTNPFEVGLGRFVKLKNRQFIGKSALLAEKKKGITKQMIGFQMLDRAVARAGYPVYQGDKPIGSVTSGAPSPSLKCSIGFASVELQAVLENEKIDVEIRGKLHSAKIVEVPFLSTGT; via the coding sequence ATGAAGAGAACGCCCCTTTATCAAGTCCATAAATCCCTTAACGCAAAATTCACCGAATTCGGCGGTTGGGAGATGCCCCTTCAGTATAGCCGCATCGTTACGGAACATTTGGCCGTTCGGAGCGTCGCCGGTTTGTTTGATCTCTCACATATGGGAGAGATTGAAGTTTCCGGACGCGGAGCGAACGAATTGGTACAGAAACTTAGTACGAACGATGTGAGTCGGTTAAGCGATGGGCGTGTGCTGTATACCCTATTCTGCAATGAAACGGGCGGAATTGTTGACGACCTACTCATCTACCGATATGCTGATGATCACTATATGTTGGTGGTCAATGCCGCCAATATTGAAAAAGACCTGGTGTGGGTGGAGACCTGTAACGATACAGGAGCAAAAATAAAAAACATATCCGAGGACACAGCCCTCATCGCACTGCAGGGGCCAAAGGCAATAGACCTTCTGAATCCTTTCGTTCCTGAACGAGATGTTTCCAAGACCTCGTACTTTCGATTTACAACCGGTGAAGTCGCCGGTGTCCCTACCGTTATTTCACGTACGGGTTATACTGGAGAAGTAGGCTTCGAGTTATATGTTCCTGCAGCGGACGCCGAGCGTTTATGGACTGCGTTGTATCCTGTTGTCATGGCAGCAAACGGGCAACCCGTGGGACTCGGTGCACGCGACACTTTACGTCTTGAAGCAGGACTCCGCCTCTACGGCATCGACATGAACGACGACACGAACCCATTTGAAGTCGGGCTGGGTCGGTTCGTCAAACTTAAGAATCGGCAATTTATCGGCAAAAGCGCACTCCTTGCGGAGAAAAAGAAGGGCATTACGAAACAAATGATTGGATTTCAGATGCTCGATCGTGCTGTCGCACGTGCGGGTTATCCCGTTTATCAAGGCGATAAACCCATAGGCAGTGTGACAAGCGGTGCCCCTTCGCCGAGCCTTAAATGTAGTATCGGCTTCGCTTCTGTTGAATTACAAGCCGTACTTGAAAATGAAAAAATTGATGTAGAAATTCGAGGTAAGCTGCACTCCGCAAAAATCGTGGAGGTGCCTTTTCTTTCAACAGGAACGTGA
- a CDS encoding bifunctional riboflavin kinase/FAD synthetase, which translates to MWGLPEGLRNVENAGSGSDLQGATTSCSLNNIAEFDRETAVTFGVFDGIHLGHQAVINTLLKRAAHDNLMSVLVGFYPHPLAFLAPERCPPLLTPFSKRIEILQQFGIDEIVMLSFDAQIASMSPESFVECVLLEKCRAKHVVVGYACQFGKNRAGNAERLVELSQGQAFDVSVVPPTEVEGAPVHSTRIRKALAQGDLQRSAQLLGRPYSLIGNVVHGEGRGREIGFPTANIETQNQVYPPNGVYAIRAKLEERWLDGVLNIGVRPTFNGVNIQVEGHFFNFNEIIYGKPVEIFFVEKIRSERKFPSPEFLIQQIQRDIAAATEILAAPTSS; encoded by the coding sequence ATATGGGGATTGCCAGAAGGATTGAGGAACGTGGAAAATGCCGGCAGTGGGAGCGACCTACAGGGCGCAACCACATCTTGTAGTTTAAACAACATCGCTGAATTTGATAGGGAAACTGCCGTCACTTTTGGTGTGTTTGATGGTATCCACCTTGGACACCAAGCGGTTATTAACACACTCCTTAAACGCGCTGCTCACGATAACTTGATGAGTGTATTAGTCGGTTTTTACCCGCACCCACTCGCTTTCCTAGCACCAGAACGGTGCCCTCCTCTCCTGACCCCTTTCTCCAAGCGCATCGAAATACTTCAGCAATTTGGCATCGATGAAATTGTTATGCTCAGTTTTGATGCACAGATTGCTTCAATGTCTCCTGAATCCTTTGTAGAATGTGTGCTTCTGGAAAAATGTCGAGCGAAGCACGTCGTTGTGGGATATGCCTGCCAATTTGGAAAGAATCGTGCAGGCAACGCAGAACGATTGGTGGAACTTAGCCAAGGACAAGCATTTGATGTTTCTGTCGTCCCACCTACAGAGGTAGAAGGGGCACCGGTCCATAGCACTCGTATCCGAAAGGCACTCGCACAAGGCGACCTTCAGCGGAGCGCACAACTATTGGGACGCCCCTATTCTTTGATCGGGAACGTCGTTCATGGTGAGGGGCGTGGAAGGGAAATTGGGTTTCCTACGGCGAATATAGAGACTCAGAACCAAGTCTACCCTCCCAATGGCGTCTACGCTATCCGCGCAAAGTTAGAGGAACGATGGTTAGACGGAGTCCTTAACATCGGAGTGCGACCCACGTTTAACGGGGTCAATATTCAGGTGGAGGGACACTTCTTCAATTTTAATGAAATCATTTATGGGAAACCCGTAGAAATATTCTTCGTAGAGAAAATTCGAAGTGAACGGAAATTCCCAAGTCCAGAATTTCTGATTCAACAGATACAGCGTGACATTGCAGCAGCGACGGAAATTCTCGCAGCACCTACATCTTCGTAG